In the genome of Macrobrachium rosenbergii isolate ZJJX-2024 unplaced genomic scaffold, ASM4041242v1 13895, whole genome shotgun sequence, one region contains:
- the LOC136837925 gene encoding craniofacial development protein 2-like, translating to MIRIGTLNVGSMTGKSREVAEMMNTRRVDILCVQETRWRGNKAKEIGGGWKLLYSGADENSRSGVGIIVNSELKEKVVEVKRSCSRIMKVKLMLSEEVLNVISAYAPQAGCDEEEKSMFWRELDEVLTSISEEERVVLGGDLNGHIGTDRRVISRIHGGLGMGRGTKKAKAS from the coding sequence ATGATTAGAATTGGGACACTAAATGTGGGTAGTATGACAGGAAAGAGTAGAGAGGTGGCGGAGATGATGAATACAAGGAGAGTTGACATCTTGTGTGTGCAAGAAACAAGGTggagagggaacaaggcaaaggaaataggaggaggatggAAGCTCCTGTACAGTGGAGCAGACGAGAATAGTAGAAGTGGAGTAGGCATCATTGTAAAcagtgaactgaaggaaaaagtggtagaagtcaaaagaagttgtaGTCGGATAATGAAGGTCAAATTAATGTTATCAGAAGAAGTCCTAAATGTGATAAGTGCTTATGCCCCACAAGCTGgatgtgatgaggaagagaagtcAATGTTTTGGCGGGAGTTGGATGAAGTATTAACATCaatctcagaggaagagagagttgtaTTGGGTGGAGACTTGAATGGACATATAGGTACAGAtagaagagtgatttcaagaatcCATGGAGGACTAGGAATGGGGAGAGGAACGAAGAAGGCGAAGGCATCATAG